Within Micromonas commoda chromosome 9, complete sequence, the genomic segment AGTCCGATGTTGCTCGGCGGAGCCACACTTGTTTGCGCGCCGCATTCGACCAACCCGTTGTTGATTGCTCCCCACCAGACCCAGCCGCGAGCGTCACGTCGGGTCGTGGCTATGGCTGCGAGCAAGAAGAAGATGGTCGCCCTTCACGGCAAAGGTGGGACCGCCGCTTCTTTCGAGGAATACATGCGGCCGCTGGTCGAGGCGACGAGCGATACGTGGGAATGGGAGTTTATCGACGGCCCGTTCGAATCCGCGCCGGGCAAGTGCTGGTGGCAGCTCAAGCCCGGCGAGCGCACCTTCGAAGCGAAGGAGCTGATCGGTTGCGACGAATCACTCGCCTTGCTCGACCGGCATTGGCCCTTCGACGGGGTGATGGGCTTCAGCCAGGGTGCtatgctcgcggcgatcgcgtgtGGCCGGGGATTGGGTCCTGGTTCCACCAAGATGGGTCGTCCGCCCGTCGCCATcatcgcgggggcggcgttcCCCACCTGCAGGGGCGCCGACGTTAACAAGTTGAAGATGTTGGAGTACGCGGCAGCCGAAAGCGAGGTTGTGGTTCCCGAGTCCGTGGCGGCGTCCCCCGGGGCGTTGAATTTCGACCCGCTCGTCAAAAGTTTGCACGTCATCGGCAAGAGGGACGCGATGAATCCGCCGGAGCAGGGCATGAAGGTGGCTGAGGCGTTCGGCCCGGGCGCTCAGTTGCTCGAGCACGGCGGAGGTCACACCGTcccgctcgacga encodes:
- a CDS encoding predicted protein, yielding MAASKKKMVALHGKGGTAASFEEYMRPLVEATSDTWEWEFIDGPFESAPGKCWWQLKPGERTFEAKELIGCDESLALLDRHWPFDGVMGFSQGAMLAAIACGRGLGPGSTKMGRPPVAIIAGAAFPTCRGADVNKLKMLEYAAAESEVVVPESVAASPGALNFDPLVKSLHVIGKRDAMNPPEQGMKVAEAFGPGAQLLEHGGGHTVPLDEDAMRRYLEVMGVEVNAP